In one Lolium rigidum isolate FL_2022 chromosome 3, APGP_CSIRO_Lrig_0.1, whole genome shotgun sequence genomic region, the following are encoded:
- the LOC124703409 gene encoding serine/threonine-protein kinase STY13-like, which produces MASSTSDFPDVKPKLKKSGSMGSSADAYVRADKIDLTSLDIQLEQRLTKKWGKADLKSQGPKADWEIDLAKLEIRYVIAQGTYGTVYRGTYDGQEVAVKLLDWGEDGFATEAETSALRTSFKQEVAVWHKLSHPNVTRFVGASMGTTDLKVPANDNGARANLPARACCVVVEYLAGGTLKQYLIKNRRRKLAYKVVVQLALDLSRGLSYLHSRKIVHRDVKTENMLLDTQRNLKIADFGVARVEAQNPKDMTGATGTLGYMAPEVLDGKPYNRKCDVYSFGICLWEIYCCDMPYPDLSFADVSSAVVHQNLRPDIPRCCPSPFANIMRKCWDGNPDKRPDMDEVVQLMEALDTSKGGGMIPDGQSSGCLCFTRARGP; this is translated from the exons ATGGCATCGAGCACCAGCGACTTCCCTGATGTGAAACCCAAGCTGAAGAAGTCCGGAAGCatggggagcagcgccgacgcgtACGTGCGCGCCGACAAGATCGACCTCACCAGCCTCGACATCCAGCTGGAGCAGCGGCTCACCAAGAAATGGGGCAAGGCCGATCTCAAGTCCCAGGGACCCAAGGCGGACTGGGAGATTGACCTTGCTAAGCTCGAGATCCGGTACGTGATTGCTCAGGGCACGTACGGGACGGTCTACCGCGGCACCTATGACGGCCAGGAAGTTGCAG TGAAGCTATTGGATTGGGGAGAAGATGGTTTTGCCACAGAAGCCGAAACTTCCGCTCTGCGAACATCATTTAAGCAGGAGGTTGCTGTTTGGCATAAGCTCAGCCATCCTAATGTTACAAGG TTTGTTGGTGCATCTATGGGGACGACTGACCTTAAGGTTCCAGCCAATGACAATGGTGCGCGTGCCAACTTGCCGGCCAGAGCGTGTTGTGTTGTGGTAGAATATCTAGCTGGAGGCACTTTGAAGCAATATTTGATAAAGAACAGACGGCGGAAGCTTGCATACAAAGTTGTTGTTCAGCTTGCATTGGATCTGTCCAGAGG ATTGAGCTATCTACACTCCAGAAAGATTGTACACCGTGATGTGAAAACTGAAaacatgttacttgatacacagagAAACCTTAAGATTGCAGATTTTGGCGTTGCTCGTGTTGAGGCTCAGAATCCGAAGGATATGACTGGTGCGACAGGCACACTTGGTTATATGGCCCCAGAG GTTCTTGATGGTAAACCATACAACAGGAAATGTGACGTTTACAGTTTTGGCATATGCCTGTGGGAAATCTATTGCTGTGACATGCCATACCCAGACCTAAGTTTTGCTGATGTCTCTTCGGCTGTTGTTCATCAG AATTTGCGCCCAGACATACCTCGTTGCTGTCCAAGTCCATTTGCAAATATCATGCGTAAATGCTGGGACGGGAATCCTGATAAGCGTCCTGATATGGACGAGGTGGTGCAGCTTATGGAGGCTCTCGATACAAGCAAAGGTGGCGGTATGATACCAGATGGCCAGTCATCTGGATGCTTATGTTTCACCAGGGCACGAGGCCCGTAG